In a genomic window of Cryptococcus depauperatus CBS 7841 chromosome 8, complete sequence:
- a CDS encoding protein YOP1 — translation MAIEEIITMSAQSEQIKKNFLNNPYAQQAFNFANQQVTSLDAELNRYPLLRQLETQTRVPKAYGVIALGFSSVVLIFFNMFGLAQPISNLIGWALPAYLSVQAIESPGANDDKQWLTYWVVFGSLNLLESMGLRAILYWVPMYFVFKTLITIWLMLPATRGAETLYYHVIRPAIGNVKSRSQSSLGTSDPLAKDTTTGFNTAPTGFNPAGTTAPAFSHEKTL, via the exons atggcaaT CGAAGAAATTATCACA ATGTCTGCCCAATCAGAacagatcaagaagaatttTCTCAACAACCCCTATGCCCAACAGGCCTTCAACTTTGCTAATCAACAGGTTACTTCTCTTGATGCCGAG CTTAACAGGTACCCTCTCCTCCGCCAACTGGAGACTCAAACTAGAGTTCCCAAGGCTTACGGTGTGATTGCTCTTGGTTTCTC CTCTGTTGTactcatcttcttcaatatgTTTGGGCTTGCCCAGCCTATTTCCAATCTCATTGGCTGGGCTCTTCCTGCTTACCTCTCCGTTCAAGCCATTGAATCGCCTGGTGCCAACGATGACAAGCAGTGGTTGACTTACTGGGTCGTGTTTGGCTCCTTGAATCTTCTTGAGTCTATGGGTCTGAGAGCAATCCTTTATTGGGTTCCCATGTACTTTGTCTTCAAGACTTTGATTACCATCTGGC TCATGCTACCTGCTACCCGAGGTGCTGAAACTCTCTACTACCATGTTATCCGTCCGGCAATTGGCAATGTCAAATCTCGCTCCCAATCTTCCCTTGGGACCTCAGACCCTCTTGCTAAAGACACTACTACTGGTTTCAACACAGCCCCAACCGGCTTCAACCCTGCCGGCACTACTGCTCCTGCTTTTAGCC ATGAGAAAACTCTTTGA